A genomic stretch from Setaria viridis chromosome 1, Setaria_viridis_v4.0, whole genome shotgun sequence includes:
- the LOC117858108 gene encoding chloride channel protein CLC-c: MDGGSPRPPRRPEREGSYNYDIESMDSSGAGGVPPWRPQHNGSSEALLRYDDGGAGDRGSTHEPLLRKRTMNTTSQIAIVGANVCPIESLDYEVVENDLFKQDWRSRKKKQIFQYIVLKWSLVLLIGLLTGVVGFFNNLAVENIAGFKLLLTSDLMLNERYIKAFFVYGGCNLVLAASAAAICAYIAPAAAGSGIPEVKAYLNGVDAYSILAPSTLFVKIFGSILGVSAGFVLGKEGPMVHTGACIANLLGQGGSRKYHLTCNWLRYFKNDRDRRDLITCGSAAGVAAAFRAPVGGVLFALEEVASWWRSALLWRTFFTTAVVAVVLRGLIEFCRSGKCGLFGKGGLIMFDLSSTVATYSTPDLIAIIVLGIIGGIFGGLFNFLLDKILRVYSIINERGAPFKILLTITISIITSMCSFGLPWLAACTPCPADAVEQCPTVGRSGNYKNFQCQPGYYNDLASLFFNTNDDAIRNLFSNGTENEFRMSSLFIFFTAIYCLGLVTYGVAVPSGLFIPVILAGATYGRIVGTLLGSISDLDPGLFALLGAASFLGGTMRMTVSVCVILLELTNDLPMLPLVMLVLLISKTIADNFNKGVYDQIVVMKGLPYMEAHAEPYMRHLVAGDVVSGPLITFSGVEKVEKIVHALRITGHNGFPVVDEPPITETPELVGLVTRSHLLVLLNSKNFMKGQVKTSGSFVLRRFGAFDFAKPGSGKGLKIEDLDFTDEEMDMYVDLHPITNTSPYTVVETMSLAKAAILFRELGLRHLLVVPKAPDRPPIVGILTRHDFMPEHIHSLFPNLNPHKYHSASMAG, from the exons aTGGACGGCGGCTCCCCGCGGCCGCCCCGCCGTCCGGAGCGGGAGGGGAGCTACAACTACGACATCGAGAGCATGGACAgctccggggccgggggcgtgcCACCGTGGCGGCCGCAGCACAACGGCTCCTCCGAGGCCCTGCTCCGctacgacgacggcggcgccggcgaccgcggGAGCACGCACGAGCCGCTGCTGCGGAAGCGCACCATGAACACCACCTCCCAGATCGCCATCGTCGGCGCCAACGTCTGCCCCATCGAGAGCTTGGATTACGA AGTTGTGGAGAATGACCTTTTCAAGCAAGACTGGCGatcaagaaagaagaagcagataTTTCAGTACATTGTTCTCAAGTGGAGCTTGGTGCTTCTTATTGGCTTGTTAACTGGAGTTGTTGGTTTCTTCAATAACCTTGCGGTTGAAAACATTGCTGGATTCAAATTGCTGCTCACGAGTGATCTTATGCTCAATGAGAG ATATATCAAAGCATTTTTTGTGTATGGAGGTTGCAATTTAGTCTTGGCGGCATCTGCAGCAGCAATCTGTGCTTATattgcacctgctgctgctgggtccGGTATTCCTGAAGTTAAAGCATATCTTAATGGGGTTGATGCTTATTCTATATTGGCTCCTAGCACACTGTTTGTAAAG ATATTTGGTTCAATACTTGGAGTTTCAGCTGGATTTGTACTAGGAAAGGAAGGCCCTATGGTACATACAGGAGCATGTATTGCCAACTTGCTTGGTCAGGGAGGATCACGCAAGTATCATCTTACCTGTAACTGGCTAAGATACTTTAAAAATGACAGGGATAGGAGAGACTTGATTACATGTGGATCTGCAGCTGGAGTAGCAGCTGCTTTCCGTGCACCTGTTGGCGGTGTTCTGTTTGCTCTTGAAGAAGTAGCATCGTG GTGGCGAAGTGCTCTTTTGTGGAGAACGTTCTTTACAACCGCTGTTGTTGCTGTGGTATTGAGGGGACTGATTGAATTCTGTCGCAGTGGAAAATGTGGTCTGTTTGGGAAAGGTGGATTGATCATGTTTGATCTCAGTTCAACTGTTGCAACTTACAGTACTCCAGATCTAATTGCAATCATAGTCCTTGGCATAATTGGCGGCATTTTTGGAGGCCTCTTCAACTTTCTCTTGGACAAGATCCTGCGAGTTTACAGTATCATCAATGA GAGAGGTGCTCCATTCAAGATCCTTCTCACCATAACAATATCAATAATCACATCAATGTGTTCCTTTGGTCTTCCTTGGCTTGCTGCATGCACTCCATGCCCTGCTGATGCTGTGGAGCAGTGTCCAACTGTTGGCCGTTCTGGCAATTACAAGAACTTCCAATGCCAACCAGGATATTACAATGATCTTGCATCACTCTTCTTCAACACAAACGATGATGCCATCCGCAATCTCTTCAGCAATGGCACCGAAAATGAGTTCCGAATGTCCAGTcttttcatcttcttcactgCTATTTACTGCCTTGGACTTGTGACTTACGGGGTTGCAGTCCCCTCTGGCCTCTTTATCCCTGTTATTCTTGCTGGAGCCACATATGGCCGCATAGTGGGAACACTTCTTGGATCTATATCCGATCTTGATCCTGGCCTTTTTGCCCTCCTTGGTGCAGCATCTTTTCTCGGTGGAACAATGAGAATGACTGTGTCAGTTTGTGTAATCCTTCTAGAGCTCACCAATGATCTTCCCATGCTCCCTTTGGTCATGCTTGTTCTTCTCATATCCAAGACCATAGCAGATAACTTCAACAAGGGGGTTTATGATCAGATAGTGGTGATGAAAGGCTTGCCATACATGGAGGCTCATGCTGAACCATACATGAGACATTTGGTTGCTGGTGATGTGGTTTCTGGCCCACTAATCACCTTTTCAGGTGTTGAAAAGGTGGAGAAAATTGTTCATGCATTGAGGATAACGGGCCACAATGGGTTTCCCGTGGTTGATGAGCCGCCCATAACGGAAACCCCGGAACTGGTTGGGCTTGTGACTAGGTCCCATCTATTGGTTTTACTGAACAGCAAGAATTTCATGAAGGGGCAGGTGAAAACTAGTGGTAGCTTTGTTCTGCGAAGATTCGGTGCCTTTGACTTTGCAAAACCAGGGTCAGGAAAAGGTTTGAAAATTGAGGATCTGGATTTTACTGATGAGGAGATGGACATGTATGTGGATCTCCATCCGATTACAAACACCTCACCTTATACGGTGGTTGAGACAATGTCACTGGCGAAAGCCGCAATCCTTTTCCGGGAACTCGGGTTGAGGCACCTTTTGGTTGTGCCCAAGGCACCAGAT AGGCCTCCCATAGTTGGAATCCTGACAAGGCATGATTTCATGCCTGAACACATTCACAGTCTGTTCCCGAATCTCAACCCTCACAAGTACCACTCAGCTTCAATGGCAggctga
- the LOC117858156 gene encoding auxin response factor 7 — MANAGAGAGGSGGVSDALFRELWHACAGPLVTVPRQGELVYYFPQGHMEQLEASTDQQLDQHLPLFNLPSKILCKVVNVELRAETDSDEVYAQIMLQPEADQNEPTSPNPEPPEPERCNVHSFCKTLTASDTSTHGGFSVLRRHAEECLPQLDMSQNPPWQELVAKDLHGNEWHFRHIFRGQPRRHLLTTGWSVFVSSKRLVAGDAFIFLRGENGELRVGVRRLMRQLTNMPSSVISSHSMHLGVLATASHAISTGTLFSVFYKPRTSRSEFVVSVNKYLEAKNHKMSVGMRFKMRFEGDESPERRFSGTIIGLGSMPANSTSPWADSDWRSLKVQWDEPSAVLRPDRVSPWELEPLDATNIQPPQPPLRNKRARPPASPSIAPELPPAFGFWKSPAEPTHAFSFSGLQRTQELYHSNPNSIFSSPLNEGFNSKNERSTPTNNHLYWPVRDMRTESYSASINKPPPERKQESVTAGCRLFGIEISNAVSPVVTAASVGQDQPPAVSVDVESDQLSQPSHANKTDAPAASSERSPHETESRQVRSCTKVIMQGMVVGRAVDLTRLDGYDDLLHKLEEMFDIQGELSASLKKWKVIYMDDEDDMMLVGDDPWHEFCIMVKKIYIYSYEEAKSLIPKAKLPVIGDTIKPNPDKLSPESDMPQSDSNNTAPVAADKD; from the exons ATGGCGAacgccggcgcgggggcgggcggctcAG GGGGTGTTAGCGATGCTTTGTTCAGGGAACTATGGCATGCATGTGCTGGGCCATTGGTCACAGTGCCTCGCCAAGGCGAGCTGGTTTACTACTTCCCACAGGGTCATATGGAACAG CTTGAAGCATCTACAGATCAGCAGCTTGACCAACACTTACCTTTGTTTAATCTACCATCCAAGATCCTGTGCAAGGTGGTAAATGTAGAACTCAGA GCTGAAACTGATTCCGATGAAGTTTACGCTCAAATTATGCTGCAACCAGAAGCAGAT CAAAATGAGCCCACCAGCCCAAATCCTGAGCCACCAGAGCCTGAAAGGTGCAATGTCCATTCCTTCTGCAAGACTTTGACTGCTTCAGACACGAGCACCCATGGTGGGTTCTCTGTCCTCAGGAGGCATGCTGAAGAATGTTTGCCGCAACTG GATATGAGTCAGAATCCACCGTGGCAAGAACTGGTGGCTAAAGATCTCCATGGAAATGAATGGCATTTCCGTCACATCTTTCGAG GTCAACCAAGGAGGCATTTACTTACAACAGGCTGGAGTGTTTTTGTTAGCTCGAAAAGATTGGTTGCTGGTGATGCATTTATCTTTTTGAG AGGTGAGAATGGAGAGCTACGAGTTGGGGTAAGGAGGCTCATGAGGCAATTAACTAACATGCCATCATCGGTTATCTCAAGCCACAGCATGCATCTTGGAGTTCTGGCAACTGCATCTCATGCCATCTCCACTGGAACTCTCTTTTCTGTTTTCTACAAACCCAG AACAAGTCGATCGGAGTTTGTTGTTAGCGTAAACAAGTACCTTGAAGCTAAGAATCACAAGATGTCTGTCGGTATGAGGTTTAAAATGAGATTTGAGGGTGATGAATCTCCTGAAAGAAG ATTTAGTGGGACAATTATTGGTCTGGGAAGCATGCCAGCTAACTCAACATCTCCGTGGGCTGACTCTGATTGGAGATCTTTGAAG gtccaatgggatgagcctTCTGCTGTTCTCCGTCCAGATAGAGTTTCACCATGGGAACTGGAACCCCTTGATGCAACTAACATACAGCCACCTCAGCCTCCTCTACGGAACAAGCGTGCACGGCCTCCTGCTTCACCTTCTATTGCTCCAGAACTTCCTCCAGCTTTTG GTTTTTGGAAATCCCCAGCTGAGCCTACCCATGCTTTCTCATTTTCGGGACTGCAGCGAACTCAGGAATTGTACCATTCAAACCCCAATTCGATCTTTTCGTCACCATTGAATGAAGGATTCAATTCAAAGAATGAGCGTTCTACTCCAACCAACAATCATTTGTACTGGCCAGTTCGAGACATGAGAACTGAATCCTACTCTGCTAGCATTAACAAACCTCCACCTGAAAGGAAGCAAGAATCTGTTACTGCTGGCTGCAGATTGTTTGGTATTGAGATAAGTAATGCGGTATCACCAGTGGTTACTGCTGCTAGTGTTGGTCAAGACCAACCACCTGCTGTCTCAGTAGATGTTGAGTCTGATCAGCTGTCACAGCCATCCCATGCCAACAAAACAGATGCCCCAGCAGCAAGCAGTGAGCGCTCTCCTCATGAGACTGAGAGCCGGCAAGTCAGGAGCTGCACCAAG GTAATCATGCAAGGAATGGTGGTTGGCAGGGCAGTGGACTTGACAAGGCTAGATGGGTATGATGATCTTCTCCACAAGTTGGAGGAGATGTTTGATATCCAGGGAGAGCTTTCTGCCAGCCTCAAGAAATGGAAGGTTATTTACATGGATGATGAGGATGATATGATGCTGGTCGGGGATGATCCGTGGCA
- the LOC117855369 gene encoding uncharacterized protein, translating into MDIRHPILASNRGTLLELGVAARAAVQLLTGSALLGPVDRHRHSTDRELVAAARMGLAMAIALGEAAAHVLLGMYGPVGPIGGALIALQLFSGGAVVAFLDGLLGTGYGLRRASAFTLFAATNTCGKVIWKIVDAGRGPSVTDSLLATFLVLLLAVFLHGCHVLLPMHSRDAQERRDTLPVKLLYTSVVPIVLHSAAVSAFSVASQLLHYSRYGGGMVARLIGTWEEASYYAAVPVGGLAYYVTPPAGLRHVVADPLYALSYAMLLLTSCALLSRAWASRRLVLDFPDAAIRSQVSRYVPTAAVLGGLCVGALTILGDVTGAIGSGTGILLTATVF; encoded by the exons ATGGACATAAGG CACCCCATCCTCGCATCCAACCGCGGCACCCTCCTGGAgctcggcgtcgcggcgcgggcggcggtgcagcTCCTCACCGGCTCCGCGCTGCTCGGTCCCGTCGACCGCCACCGCCACTCCACCGACCgcgagctcgtcgccgccgcgcgcatgGGCCTCGCCATGGCCATCGCGCTCGGGGAGGCCGCCGCGCACGTCCTGTTGGGCATGTACGGGCCCGTCGGCCCGATCGGCGGCGCGCTCATCGCCCTCCAGCTCttctccggcggcgccgtcgtcgccttCCTCGACGGGCTCTTGGGGACGGGCTACGGCCTGCGCAGGGCGTCCGCCTTCACTCTGTTCGCCGCCACCAACACCTGCGGGAAGGTCATCTGGAAGATCGTGGACGCCGGGCGGGGCCCGAGCGTGACGGATAGCCTGCTGGCCACGTTCCTCGTCCTGCTCCTCGCGGTGTTCCTCCACGGCTGCCACGTGCTGCTGCCGATGCACTCCAGGGACGCGCAAGAGCGGCGGGACACCTTGCCGGTGAAGCTCCTCTACACCTCCGTCGTACCCATCGTGCTGCACTCCGCCGCCGTCTCGGCCTTCTCCGTGGCGTCGCAGCTGCTCCACTACAGCCGGTACGGCGGCGGCATGGTTGCCCGCCTGATCGGCACCTGGGAGGAGGCCAGCTACtacgccgccgtccccgtcggcGGCCTTGCCTACTACGTCACTCCGCCGGCGGGCCTGCGCCACGTCGTCGCCGACCCGCTCTACGCGCTCTCGTACGCCATGCTGCTGCTCACCTCGTGCGCGCTGCTGTCCCGGGCTTGGGCGAGCCGGCGCCTCGTTTTGGATTTCCCTGATGCGGCGATCCGCTCGCAAGTCAGCCGTTACGTCCCCACGGCCGCTGTTCTCGGTGGCCTCTGCGTCGGAGCTCTCACCATCCTTGGCGACGTCACCGGCGCCATCGGCTCTGGCACTGGAATCCTACTCACCGCCACCGTGTTCTAA